From Equus przewalskii isolate Varuska chromosome 28, EquPr2, whole genome shotgun sequence, a single genomic window includes:
- the TRMT9B gene encoding probable tRNA methyltransferase 9B isoform X2: protein MARVLVPGGQLMIYVWAMEQKNRRFEKQDVLVPWNRALCSQLFSEPSQPGRKKQCGHPERSHPCRPPCSVCSCSGCFKEQCGSRRSHSIDYEPVTAGTCCAKVSREGEEENGFYNTLGKSFRSWFFSRSLDESTLRKQIERVRPLKSTEGWTNSTVLVQPSRRSSLDLDHQEPFSTTEQNLDEEVFVESSQKRSEGLKAPAARKHLNGDHHGEMRRNGEGNFPESTNTNENWVCAGNLEEGNPSARKILRRISAVGSTDSNPDDAISVEEQPDVLDSRAFMRYYHVFREGELYALLKENVSELHILSSGNDHGNWCIIAEKKENCD from the coding sequence ATGGCCAGGGTCTTAGTTCCTGGAGGCCAGCTGATGATTTATGTCTGGGCTATGGAACAAAAGAACAGGCGCTTTGAGAAGCAAGATGTGCTTGTTCCCTGGAACAGGGCTTTATGCTCCCAGCTCTTCTCAGAACCCAGCCAGCCTGGGAGAAAGAAGCAGTGTGGACATCCGGAAAGAAGCCATCCCTGTCGTCCTCCTTGCTCTGTGTGTAGCTGTTCTGGTTGTTTTAAAGAGCAGTGTGGTTCAAGACGGTCCCACAGCATAGACTATGAACCAGTGACGGCTGGAACCTGTTGTGCAAAGGTTtctagggaaggagaggaagaaaatggattctATAACACGTTAGGAAAATCTTTTCGTTCCTGGTTTTTCTCCAGATCTTTGGATGAATCAACTCTGAGGAAGCAAATTGAAAGAGTGAGACCCTTGAAAAGCACAGAAGGATGGACCAACAGCACTGTGTTGGTCCAGCCCTCCAGACGCTCTAGCTTAGACTTAGATCACCAAGAGCCATTTTCAACAACAGAGCAAAATTTAGATGAAGAAGTGTTTGTGGAAAGTTCTCAGAAACGTTCGGAAGGGCTGAAAGCACCAGCCGCCAGGAAACACCTAAATGGAGACCATCACGGTGAAATGAGGAGAAACGGAGAGGGGAATTTTCCGGAGAGCACCAATACAAATGAGAATTGGGTGTGTGCAGGTAACTTAGAAGAAGGTAACCCTTCTGCTAGGAAGATATTGAGAAGGATTTCTGCAGTCGGTTCCACAGATTCCAACCCAGATGACGCAATTTCTGTCGAAGAACAGCCCGACGTTTTGGATTCCAGAGCCTTTATGCGTTACTACCACGTGTTTCGAGAAGGTGAGCTCTATGCCCTGCTGAAGGAGAATGTGTCAGAGCTCCACATTCTGAGCTCTGGGAACGACCATGGCAACTGGTGTATcattgcagagaaaaaggaaaattgtgaTTGA